The sequence below is a genomic window from Corythoichthys intestinalis isolate RoL2023-P3 chromosome 17, ASM3026506v1, whole genome shotgun sequence.
ctaaataaaaactgggagagaggttaaaatctgcactTTTGTGTCATGTTGAAGGCAGTGCTCTATGTcatatacttcattttttacggtgctttaaagacaccacgtgtgAAACAGTCCAGTGCGAtcgtagaacggcaagcttgattcTCATTGGTATAATGCAGCTATTTGATTATTGCTGCAACGTCTCAtaagtgaaactggtagagctactgttggcatcgctagcaaaaaaaaagaaagtaaaatctaatatgcagagtaaagaagaaaaatgtaacgactagtgtagcccaaagtagcagaataagagtagtgtttcttcacagATCTACTcaagaaaaagtaaaaagtatggattAGTAAATcttctcttagaagtacatttttctcaaaaagtgactcaaatgtatgtaatgtatgtatgtaatgtaacacgttactactcACTTATAGATACCAGTACTTTCCAGTTAATGAGGTGCGGTTTTGAATTGCTATATTTCAGCGTCTTTACGCATCTTAACTCCACGAAGACCCCAAAAACtcctttttcagtctttttacACTATAAATAAAAGTCTTCAGGCACGAGCCGAGTATGTAGTGTTAACTCGCTGTATCTtccagtaggtggcggtatgcgCCTGACAGTGGTTTACAATCCGCTGCGGTATTAAATCAGACGAAGACTCACAGTCACCCCGAGCATGCGCAGGACGGCTAGCACACTGACACGGGCATCATTTACAGCATAGTGGCTTGCAAGCTAATAACAAAGGTTCTGTGattatcttttaaaaatgtttggaaAAACGACAGTCAAATTAGAGGAGGAATTTGGTGGGACAAAAGAGAAGGAACTTGAAGCACGTGACGCTATTTGCAGGCAGCCTCGAGTTGCGTTACAAGGTTTGTGTGCATTCTTCTCTCctcagcgtctactttttcgtaTAGACAGCGAGCGACGCTTGAATAACCTAACTTTCTTAGGGATTTCGGACTGACGGCAGACATCTTGGATCCAATTCAAAAACGGCTCAATATTCTTTCTTTCAAAGCATCAGAAcacatttcagtgcaaaaaaatattgtaaaaaacaattgaaagagactgttttgcgtcaaGGGATTTTACAACCTAGAAGTATCCGAATTTTAGAAGacaagatactaaaccccacgttgctcctggtcacCAGTAATTAATGaggatatacagtgatccctcttttttcgcggttaatgggaaccagaacccgctgcgataaataaaaaccacgaagtagcgcACCACCCccaattttgtgtgtgtgcgtgtgtgcgtgtatgttcaatggatttattcagatttagcaatggaaagagatacatattagACacacgttttttcacttttttccccaaagtattatttaaaatatatatatattttaataaatgttttttaagcacttagaatgtaataattatgattagttttaaacatgttactgtcccactgagttatttttaaacaagaataaagtagtagaaaaatgcttggatttattaaatgcttcattgagtgagtccactcaaatcctctcacactgctgagaacacttacacacacacacataatgagttaccacagcaactgtttaacaagttaaacgatgattgacgcatgtggcgctttTGAAGTCCGTGACCCCGGCAAGATgaaacacaaacatctgtcaatcaccgttaactttaataagcaattcCGCTGCatgtgcactgcctgacgaacaaagagcagagggagggagggagcgagctCGAGACTCCGCtcagctcgggacagctcatctatattattatttttttttggactgaaaaaaaatctgcgatggactgagggcatgaaatttgaagcgcgaagtaaccagggatcactgtagtgtgGAGCGCTTTAAaggccttaaaaaggtggagAGGCGCAATACAAgtctaactccatttaccattaccatttaccAATCAGAGTACTGGGTGAATACTAGTGGAGGAGACAGCAGGCCGGAGAGAGAgccgaaataacccagtttcaaatgtttttttttcatatcggccggtaagattaaaaaaaaaaatctgtataccGTAAGTTAGCTGCTGTGGGCAGGATGGCGGCCCACTCCTGCAATGGTGTACGGGGTGTTTCCGGTCATTTTGCTCAGATTAGTCTATAcgtcagatttaaatgacattttctcCCTGGCACGATGTGATGTTACCTTGCTTAACCAATTATTTTCCACTTCTAGACATTAGTTTTTGGATTTTAAGTGGGTTCTCGCTAGCTTGTTGGCTTTCgaacttttaaaaatgtattttcaagATCAACTGtcgaatagctgtccactgtagtgaccacttgcCTTGAAAGtgttaaagaaaagaaaaactgcaCCTATTCATATTTAATTCACACTccgcatttgtgtgtgtgtgggtgttttGCAGACAATGGAGAAAAATATGATCCTGAGCAGCAGGAGCCACATTCTCCAGACATTAAAAAAGAGGAGGTTCCCCTTCAAATTAAAGAGGAGAAGGACACGGAGCTCCTTTGCGTTAAAGAAGAGCAGCAGCCGCCTTCCTTCAACATCAAAGAAGAAGCACAGCTCTCATACATTAAAAAGGAAGACGATTTCACAGAATTGCCGGTGACTGATGTCCCTTCGAAGGCTGAAGATTCTTCAAATCACCACCTGAAAGTAAAAGACAATGAACTATTGCTCTCCGATAGCGACCGTACCATGTCCAACTCATCTGACTTGGACAACAGGGAGAAATCTTTTTCCTGCACATATTGCGGTAAAAAATTTTACCGTAAATGCCGCTTAGAAAGCCACACCCGAATGCATACCGGCGAGAAACCTTTCGCCTGTTCAGTTTGCGGTAAACGATTCTCGACCAAAGGGTTCTCCAAATTCCACACCCACAAAGACGAGAAAGCGTTCGCCTGCCTGGCGTGTGGTCGCCGGTTCTTTCAAAAATCGCACCTCTTAGCCCACACGAAAATGCACAACGGCGTCAGACCTTTCGCCTGCTCATTTTGCGATTGTCGATTCACCACAAACTGGAATTTGAGCAGGCACACGAGGGTACACACCGGTGAGAAACCATTCGTCTGCGGCGTTTGCGGTACGAGCTTCTCGGAGAAGAGCGTTTTAACCGCGCACGTCAGAACGCACACCGGAGAGAAACCGTTCACCTGTTCCGACTGCGGGAAAGCCTTCTCAAATAGGACAAACTTAAAGATACACACGCAAAGGCACACCGGTGTGAAACCATACGCCTGCTCCGACTGCGGGAAACGCTACTCGTCAAAGAGAAGCTTAAAAAAGCACACGCCAATGCACGCTGTTGATAAACCGTTTGCCTGCTCTCAATAGGAGCACCTTGACAATGAACGCACACTGGTTAGAAACTGTTTCCTTGTTTAGTGTGCAGTCAACGATCCTCACAGGTGGGAAACTTAGCCACACCCAGCagggttttttttaaaccaaggaTCCTGCCCTTATACGTTTGGAAAAAATAACTACTGCTACACCACCACGTTTGTGGGGGGAAAAAGCATCCACAGCCAACGGCATTCATttgtttttaagtacattcataacaatgccAGACCTAAAGGTGCCAGCAGTTTCCCAAATCCCACCTAATCAGAGTAAGCCTCCATCTTGCGATGTCACTTCctcaaattgttaaaaaaagaatTACTTCTAAACTTAGTTTTTCAGAATATTTcgactgagttaaaaaaaaaaaaaaaaaaaaaggactacaagattaaagtcgtactattgctacgagagaaaaaaagtcgtactATTACGAAGGGGTAATGTAACTGTAAGCCGCTACGCGCGTTACGTGCATGTACCTTCGCTGGGAGCTGGAAGCATTAGCTCCCTCTatcgattataatttgatgtagatgagtcaaaatattaaggattttccttatttgtaaaattgATAATAAtacacaagatgctttcaatattgttgattttaacagaggGGGCAACGCGCTGTAATAATGACTTTTATTCTTGTAGCAATAGTTTCCCTTTTTTCTCGTACTTTTACTATTGCCCACGAGAATAAAAGTCATAGTATTGCGTACTTGGCGCGTTGCGGCCtccattaaaatcaacaatTTTGCAGgtatcttgtgttttagaattggttttacaaataaggaaatcggtaatattttgcctcatttacatcaaattataaccaATACAAGGATTTATGCTAATGCTTCGTTGTGGCTTTCAGCTAAGGTAGATGTACATAAAGTTCATATTACGTaataatatgactttttttacttttttttatttcgtAACAATTGTTCAACtgtaatttttcctcttttCTTGTTTTGGCACTAGTACTCCGTCATAGAATATAAAACCAACAACACAAGCAAAAATGCCGACTAAATCCACTGCGAAGGTATCCATGTTGACTCCAAATGTTAACATTGGTCTCGTGTGACGGAGGAACAACATTTGTCGCAGACAGTGACATTTCCACAGTTATAATAATCTTAGGTTATGAGTGTCTATATGATGGCGCTAGGACCGCAGAATTCacatattttaactttttttcaatttttaaaaaaaaatcctctccTGTAATAATGCAATGACTAACTGAAAGTGTTTTTGTTGCACCacttttgtgtaaaaaaaaaaaaaagtgactttccCAAAAAACGTTTGACAATGTATTTATATAGCCTTTGCCGTGTATAGGACTCTGCCAGGGACttaaacaaatacataaataaattgttGACTTTGAAAGTGTCGTTGTTAGTCCTTTTACGGAAAAAGGAACACGCAAGGAACCCAGAGGATTAAAGTGTTAACAGGACATTTAAAACACAGGTTCCTTTAATAACAATGTTGACATGGCTTTTTAATTTgattattttcttattttttttttgtttttatttttttgaccaaaactaTATGTCTgacttcagttttacaaaagtgTTTCAATGTTGATATGgctatttatatactgtatataacaatTGACTGCATCTTCAGTGAAAAAAactcaaatattttatataactaTAAAAACGAAATACTTTTCAAAGTGTATTTTTTtgctcaaattattttttaatgaaacaaatatatttctattaaaacaatttacaaattaccttttttgttgaaaataaaaacattttctgtattttaataataaatataatttagaTACTGCTTATTGTGTTTAAAACTCACTAACTTTTGTAAAATGACTTCTGGACATTTATTTGATCAAAAATTGTTTCGAGTTGAGTAGCCGTACATAGTTTGTGTATACTTTTGCACAATAGGTGGCGGTATACACCTAATAGTTGCTTGCAACCCCGCCATTCAATCAAAAGAAGAAGCTGTAGCTCTCCTTACTTGTGCATGTTTTGGGCGTTATTGAACGCGCTTTTGTAAATATGTCCTCCTTATGAATGcataactattattattattgagcaCACTGAAGCAGTGACACGTTACGTCCGTTAAATGAAGCAAAACTTTGTCTTCCTGCAGAGAAGGACGGCCTCTAGCTTCTCGGCCTAGCCTAgcttagcttcgcttagctcgcCGCTAACAAACGAGCTCATGTTCAAGGGATTTAAGTGATTGTCGGCTGAAAATGTCTGCAAGAAGGACACCCAGGCAGAAGGAGGGGCAACGAGTTGTGCTACATGATGCAGGTTAGGTCACGTTTATGTTCATTCTGGTTTTGTTTTCAACAAAATTTATTTTGTGAATAGCCTCTACTACAGCCGCCTtgcccggtgttcggccattcctcctTACTTACTACGCGgcacgcttgcgcatgcatccatacgcatgcgcacatcggttagaagcggcgagtactcactatttttgtttttatttagttatttagaaccttttcactgcctcaaagatactttttgcatgtattatcatctcatacttttaaccattgtgtttttttgtgttagctttgaagcagttgaccacattagtcaccgtccttatttgatacaactacatttaagtattttctgcaggcaattttttttagtacgttattcctgtatgcagctaaacaaaacaagtttagagcgcacggtaatactttgggtgtcaaattcgactaatgtagacgttccgccgatgtagcagattttggcagaacactggcGCATTAGTGTCACTGGACCCATCACTACTAAACCCcaagttgctcctggtgctgcgtcacaagTAGGTACATGAGCATCTAGTGTGAAGTGTCTTaagggccttaaaaaggtggaaaggcgcaacGCAATTGTAACTCCATTTATCATTACCATTTAACCAGTCAGAGGACTGGGTGAATACTAATGCAGGAGACAGCAGGCAGGAGGGAGAgccgaaataacccagttttatttttatttttttggtcagatttaaaacaaaccaaaaaaaaagcagataCCGATAttcgtcaaatttccaaatatcggtgCTGATAATCGGCCTGGCTGGTAATCGGTCTGTCTCTAGAAAGAACAAAAAGAAAACCGGTCTAATTCCCCTGATGAGACATATACCATAAGGTTAGCTGCTGTTAGCTGTGGGCAGGGCGGCACACTCCTGCAATGGCGTACGGGATACTTCAGGTCattttgctcggattagtctATACGTCAAATTTAAATGGCATCTTCCTCCTGGTACGATCCAATGTTACGTTGCTTAACCAATTATTTTCCACTGCTGGACATTAGTTTTTGGATTTGAAGCGGGTTCTCGCTAGCTAGTTAGCTTTCAGTGGGTGGACaaacttttaaaaatgtattttcatcAAGATCAACTGTCGAATAGTCGCTACTATAGTGACCGCTTGCCTTGAAAGTGTTAAGGAAAAAATGCGCCTAGTCATATTTAATTCACACTccgtatttgtgtgtgtgtgttttgcagACAACGGAGAAAAATATGATCCCGAGCAGCAGGAGCCACATTCTCCGGACATTAAAAAAGAGGAGGTTCCCCTTCAAATTAAAGTGGAGGATACAGAGCTCCTTTGCGTTAAAGAAGAGCAGCAGCCGCATTCCTTCGACATCAAAGAAGAAGCGCAGTTCTCATACATTAAAAAGGAGGACAATTTCACAGAATTGTCGGTGACTGGTGTCCCTTCAAAGGCTGAAGATTCTCCAAATCACAACCTGAAAGTAGAAGACAATGAACTATTGCTCTCTGATAGCGACCATACCAGGTCCAACTCATCTGACTTTGACAACAGGGAGAAATCTTTTTCCTGCACGTATTGCGGTAAAAGATTCTCCCGTAAGAGCCGCTTAGAAAGCCACACCAGAACACATACTGGTGAGAAACCTTTCGCCTGTTCAGTTTGCGGTAAACGATTCTTGACCAAAGCGTTCGCCAGATTCCACACCCACAAAGACGAGAAAGCGTTCGCCTGCCTGGCGTGCGGTCGCCGGTTCTTGCAAAAAGCGCACCTCGTAGCCCACACGAAAATGCACAACGGCGTCAGACCTTTCGCCTGCTCGTTTTGCGATTGTCGGTTCACCACAAACGGGAATTTGAGCAGGCACACGAGGGTACACACCGGCGAGAAACCATTTGTCTGCGGCGTTTGCGGTACAAGCTTCTCAGAGAAGGGCGTTTTAACCGCACATGTCAGAACGCACACCGGAGAGAAACCATTCACCTGTTCCGAATGCGGGAAAGCTTTCTCGACAAAGACCAACTTAAAGATGCACGCGCAAACACACACTGGTGTGAAACCGTATGCCTGCTCCGACTGCGGGAAACGCTACTCGTCAAAGACCAACTTAAAGAAGCACGTGCGAACACACACCGTTGAGAAACCGTTTGCCTGCTCCCGGTAGGAGCGCCTTGACAACGTACGCAAGAACGCACACTGGTTAGAAACTGTTTCCCTGTTTAGTGTGCAGTCAACAATCCTCACAGGTGGGAAACTTAGCCACacccagcagtttttttttttaaaaacagatgATCCTGCTCTCAtacgtctaaaaaaaataactatggCTACACCACCACGTTTGTGGGGGGGGGAAAAGCATCCACAGCCAACTGCATTCATtcgtttttaagtacattcataacaatgccAGACCTTAAGGAGGCACCAGTTTCCCAAATCCCATCCAATCAGAGAAAACTTCAATCTAGCGACGTCTCTTCTtcaaattggagaaaaaaattactTCTAACGCACTTCacgtacatgtaccttagctgggagctacgacgaagcagtAGTATAAATccctctattgattataatttgatgttgtTGAGTCAAAATAtaaaggatttccttatttgtaaaactgattttaaaacacaagatgctttcaatattgttgattttaacagaggGGGCAACGCACTGTAATAATATGActtttattctcgtactattaattcgacatttatttttgtagcaatagttttgacctttttttcttgtactaTTACTACTAGAATAAAAGTCATATTATTACGTCCGCGTTGCCGCCTCCattaaaataaacaatattGCAGgtatcttgtgttttagaatcggttttacaaataaggatatccttaatattttgcctcatctataTCAAATCATAATCAATACAAAGATTTACACCAATGCTTTGTCGTGGCTTCTAGGTAAGATACATGTACATAAAGTTCATAGTGGCGTACAGGTACATTATTTCTACGCGATAATATGACTTTTTCTTTGTAACAATTGAACAACTTTAATctcatcctttttttcccctctcttttCTTTATTTGGCACTAATACTCCATCATAGAATATAAAACCAACAAGGCAAGCAAAAATGCTGACTAAACCCACTGTAAAGGTAAGCATGTTGACTCCAAATGttaacattggtctcatgtgtgacggaGGAACAATGTTttgacgtttccacagttaaatcttcggttatgaGTGTCCATATGATGGCGCTAAAAACGCAGAATTCGCATATTTTCACTTTGGTCTGAGTTTTTAAAAACCCTTGTTTTTAGCACCCAAAATGTGCGTCTGCGTTTGGATGATAGGCAGAACTgtagaaaaagttatttttgccaaataccctgctacgtgtagacatgCCCTTAGTGTCACACATAGTTGAGAGAAATACGGTTGCTAAGTGTTAACTTACAGAAGCCAAACTGGGGGCCGTAATAATAACAAATCAGTAAATTTTtggttttttacttcaaaacaaatttaaaaaataataaaatgtaaatatatatatatatatatatatatatatatatatatatatatatatatatatatatatatatacacacacacatacagttgtggtcaaaagtatacatacacttgtgaagaacataatgtcatgactctcttgagtttccagttattactaCAAATcttatttttctccgatagagtgattggaacagatacttctttgtcacaaaaaacattcatgaagtttggttctcttatgactttattatgggttaacagaaaaagtgatcaaatctgctgggtcaaaaatatacatacagcaacacataCATTCagtatggatctgaaaaagtgaatcattgacttgaacaagtcaggaaagtcacttggagccatttcaaagcagctgcaggtcccaagagcaacagtgcaaacaattgtttgtaagtataaagtgcatggcacttttttgtcactgccacgatcaggaagaaaacgcaagctatcacctgctgctgagagaaaattggtcaggagggtgaagattcaaccgagaatcaccaaaaagcagatctgtcaagaattagaagctgctggaacacaggtgtcagtgtccacagtcatgcgtgatttgcatctccatggactgagaggctgccgtgcaagaaggaagcccttgctccaaaagcggcacctgaaggctcgactgaagtttgctgctgatcacatggacaaagataagaccgtctggaaagttctgtggtcagacgaaacaaaaatcgagctgtttggccacaatgcccagcaatatgtttggaggagaaaaggtgaggcctttaaccccaagtacaccatgcctaccgtcagttACGttagtggtagtattatgctgtggggctgtttttctgccaatggaactggtgctttacagagagtaaatgggataatgaagaaggaggattaccttcaaattcttcaagataacctaacgtcatcagcccgaagattgggtcttgggcgcagatgGGTGTTCCAaccggacaatgaccccaaacacacatcaaaagtggtaatggaatggctaaatcaggctagatttaaggttttcgaatggccttcccaaagtactgacttaaaccccattgagaacttgtggacaatgctgaagaaacaagtccatgtcagaaagccatcaaatttaactgaactgcaccaattctgtcaagaggagtggtcaaagattcaaccaaaaggttgccagaagcttgtggatggctaccaaaagcgcctaattgaagtgaaaatggccaagggacatgttcccaaatattagcgctgctgtatgtatatttttgacccagcagatttgatcactttttctgttcacccataataaagtcataaaagaaccaaacttcatgaatgttttttgtgacaaagaagtatctgttccaatcactctatcagagaaaaatcagagttgtagaaatatctggaaactcaagagagccatgacattatgttcttcacatgtgtatgtaaacttttgaccacaactgtgtgtatatatgtatatatatatatatatatatatatatatatatatatatatatatatatatatattggacttaaaaatgaatttgaggAAGAAGAACTCTAACTTtatagcaacacttggtaacttttcagttttggtcgattttggcAACGCCGGTGAACAAtatcggtagtgttttgccttaaggaagacttcgtttcccatgaggaccagcgctgcttttcccatgaggaccggcGCACACCGGCATGGTGTGGTAAAATCATcagtcaaaaatcaatctcccggtcgtctgaagatggattaaacaacatttctgtttccagcggctgtgtgaaggataaaTAGTAATAAGGCAATGAATACAGTTGTgggtaaacaatagcatatgacggttaacaACTGTGTggtttagtgtggctaacccatCCCACCCGAACTGGTCatcgctgacgagttcggttggGCAGGGCTGATGCTGACGATTTCGGTTGGTGGTGGGGTGGCGTCACACCACCAGTGAgtaaaagccgggccaatgtttattctgtatatcctgataGCCTCCCACTTTTTTCCTCCTGAGACTAAACTttatgtctcttttgttgctctgccatcattgCAGAATTCACCCAAAAGCGTtcacatcgacttccgtctttataataaaTAGGAAAAGGGGGGAGTGACAttagccgtaaagcagtcagcacatttgtagttttttttgtgtgtgtcaggGTTCTTGCTACCCTCTTcatagttaattagtgccggtgaaagtgatacagactcctgcaagatataaaagaggtgtcattcaactagttgtcagttgaatTATCACAAATATTATGGAAATAtttcataaaggttgaaaagttacctagtgttactTTAAAGTGAGAATTTtgactgttgtttttgtttttgtatttttaattgtctcctgtaataaggtaatgactaACTGACAGTGATGTTATTGTACCACTTTTGTGAAACAAATGTGAATCTCCCCAAAAACGTGTGACGATGTATTTATATAGCCTTTACTGTGTATACTACTCTGCCAGgaacttaaataaataaattgctgACTTTGACCGTGTCGTTGTAATTAAAGTCCTTTTACGAAAAAGAACACTCAAAGAACCCAGAGGATTAAAGTGTTAAcagattattttaaaacaaaggttccTTTAATAATAATGTTGATATGGTTTTTTGATTTggctattttgtgtgtgtgtgggggagggggggttttctagaaataattttgaccaaaaCTAAGAAACATT
It includes:
- the LOC130905580 gene encoding involucrin-like isoform X2, with the protein product MFGKTTVKLEEEFGGTKEKELEARDAICRQPRVALQDNGEKYDPEQQEPHSPDIKKEEVPLQIKEEKDTELLCVKEEQQPPSFNIKEEAQLSYIKKEDDFTELPVTDVPSKAEDSSNHHLKVKDNELLLSDSDRTMSNSSDLDNREKSFSCTYCDNGEKYDPEQQEPHSPDIKKEEVPLQIKVEDTELLCVKEEQQPHSFDIKEEAQFSYIKKEDNFTELSVTGVPSKAEDSPNHNLKVEDNELLLSDSDHTRSNSSDFDNREKSFSCTYCGKRFSRKSRLESHTRTHTEYKTNKASKNAD
- the LOC130905580 gene encoding zinc finger protein 382-like isoform X1 translates to MFGKTTVKLEEEFGGTKEKELEARDAICRQPRVALQDNGEKYDPEQQEPHSPDIKKEEVPLQIKEEKDTELLCVKEEQQPPSFNIKEEAQLSYIKKEDDFTELPVTDVPSKAEDSSNHHLKVKDNELLLSDSDRTMSNSSDLDNREKSFSCTYCDNGEKYDPEQQEPHSPDIKKEEVPLQIKVEDTELLCVKEEQQPHSFDIKEEAQFSYIKKEDNFTELSVTGVPSKAEDSPNHNLKVEDNELLLSDSDHTRSNSSDFDNREKSFSCTYCGKRFSRKSRLESHTRTHTGEKPFACSVCGKRFLTKAFARFHTHKDEKAFACLACGRRFLQKAHLVAHTKMHNGVRPFACSFCDCRFTTNGNLSRHTRVHTGEKPFVCGVCGTSFSEKGVLTAHVRTHTGEKPFTCSECGKAFSTKTNLKMHAQTHTGVKPYACSDCGKRYSSKTNLKKHVRTHTVEKPFACSR